From a region of the Alosa sapidissima isolate fAloSap1 chromosome 9, fAloSap1.pri, whole genome shotgun sequence genome:
- the LOC121718209 gene encoding septin-4-like isoform X1: MDSCTQTDELDLQDCEYCLTTEDDDDEYESQAEAFLKEPVSNGQGPLRYMDSRLASVESSDNGTCCSSPTPVRPKSPWGAYDPYLSMEELGKSFVGFASLPHQIHRKNVKKGFEFTLMVAGHSGESGLGKSTLINSLFLTDLYNDRTIPSTSEMLKRTVAINKKTLDIQEKGVRLKLTIVDTPGFGDALDNTKSYEPILDYLDEQFEKYRIDEMGMQRIHIKDNRVHCCLYFISPYSHGLRPIDVAFMKGLQGKVNIVPVIAKADCLTQAELLHKKETIWSEIKLHKIKIFQFADCDSDDDLEWTRQDYEMKNSIPFAVVGSNLALRTHGRIVRVRAYPWGMVEVENPAHSDLVHLRTMLVRTHMQDLKEKTHENLYEQYRISHMPMRKPSLPF; the protein is encoded by the exons ACTGTGAG TACTGCCTCACCactgaagatgatgatgatgaatatgagTCACAGGCTGAGGCTTTTCTCAAAGAGCCTGTGTCTAATGGCCAAGGTCCACTCAGATACATGGACAGCAGACTTGCCTCAGTGGAGTCCTCAGACAACGGAACTTGTTGTAGCTCGCCAACCCCGGTCAGGCCAAAGAGCCCATGGGGAGCATACGACCCATATCTGTCCATGGAG GAGCTAGGGAAGTCTTTTGTGGGCTTCGCCTCTTTGCCTCACCAAATTCACAGGAAGAATGTGAAAAAGGGCTTCGAGTTCACTCTGATGGTTGCAG GTCACTCAGGGGAATCTGGCCTGGGAAAGTCCACCCTGATCAACAGCCTGTTTCTCACAGATCTTTACAATGACCGGACAATACCCAGCACCTCAG AGATGTTAAAAAGAACAGTTGCTATAAACAAGAAGACATTAGACATTCAGGAGAAGGGAGTCAGGCTGAAGCTGACCATTGTGGACACACCAGGATTTGGGGATGCTTTGGACAACACAAAGAG CTATGAACCTATACTGGACTACCTCGATGAGCAGTTTGAAAAGTACCGTATTGATGAGATGGGCATGCAACGCATCCACATCAAAGACAACCGCGTCCACTGCTGTCTCTACTTCATCTCCCCCTATAGCCATGG tctGAGGCCCATAGATGTGGCATTCATGAAGGGCCTGCAGGGGAAGGTGAACATTGTTCCTGTTATAGCCAAAGCTGACTGCCTCACCCAGGCAGAACTGCTACATAAGAAAGAAACG ATATGGAGCGAGATCAAGCTTCATAAGATCAAGATCTTCCAGTTTGCAGATTGTGACTCTGATGATGACTTAGAATGGACCAGGCAGGATTATGAGATGAAG AATAGCATCCCTTTTGCTGTTGTTGGGAGCAATCTGGCACTGAGAACACACGGGAGAATTGTGCGAGTCCGGGCTTACCCATGGGGAATGGTGGAAG TTGAGAACCCCGCCCACAGTGACCTGGTCCACTTGAGAACTATGCTAGTGCGCACTCATATGCAGGACCTGAAGGAGAAGACCCACGAAAACCTGTATGAACAGTACCGCATCAGTCACATGCCGATGCGCAAACCCAGCCTGCCATTCTAG
- the LOC121718209 gene encoding septin-4-like isoform X2: MDSCTQTDELDLQDCEYCLTTEDDDDEYESQAEAFLKEPVSNGQGPLRYMDSRLASVESSDNGTCCSSPTPVRPKSPWGAYDPYLSMEELGKSFVGFASLPHQIHRKNVKKGFEFTLMVAGESGLGKSTLINSLFLTDLYNDRTIPSTSEMLKRTVAINKKTLDIQEKGVRLKLTIVDTPGFGDALDNTKSYEPILDYLDEQFEKYRIDEMGMQRIHIKDNRVHCCLYFISPYSHGLRPIDVAFMKGLQGKVNIVPVIAKADCLTQAELLHKKETIWSEIKLHKIKIFQFADCDSDDDLEWTRQDYEMKNSIPFAVVGSNLALRTHGRIVRVRAYPWGMVEVENPAHSDLVHLRTMLVRTHMQDLKEKTHENLYEQYRISHMPMRKPSLPF, translated from the exons ACTGTGAG TACTGCCTCACCactgaagatgatgatgatgaatatgagTCACAGGCTGAGGCTTTTCTCAAAGAGCCTGTGTCTAATGGCCAAGGTCCACTCAGATACATGGACAGCAGACTTGCCTCAGTGGAGTCCTCAGACAACGGAACTTGTTGTAGCTCGCCAACCCCGGTCAGGCCAAAGAGCCCATGGGGAGCATACGACCCATATCTGTCCATGGAG GAGCTAGGGAAGTCTTTTGTGGGCTTCGCCTCTTTGCCTCACCAAATTCACAGGAAGAATGTGAAAAAGGGCTTCGAGTTCACTCTGATGGTTGCAG GGGAATCTGGCCTGGGAAAGTCCACCCTGATCAACAGCCTGTTTCTCACAGATCTTTACAATGACCGGACAATACCCAGCACCTCAG AGATGTTAAAAAGAACAGTTGCTATAAACAAGAAGACATTAGACATTCAGGAGAAGGGAGTCAGGCTGAAGCTGACCATTGTGGACACACCAGGATTTGGGGATGCTTTGGACAACACAAAGAG CTATGAACCTATACTGGACTACCTCGATGAGCAGTTTGAAAAGTACCGTATTGATGAGATGGGCATGCAACGCATCCACATCAAAGACAACCGCGTCCACTGCTGTCTCTACTTCATCTCCCCCTATAGCCATGG tctGAGGCCCATAGATGTGGCATTCATGAAGGGCCTGCAGGGGAAGGTGAACATTGTTCCTGTTATAGCCAAAGCTGACTGCCTCACCCAGGCAGAACTGCTACATAAGAAAGAAACG ATATGGAGCGAGATCAAGCTTCATAAGATCAAGATCTTCCAGTTTGCAGATTGTGACTCTGATGATGACTTAGAATGGACCAGGCAGGATTATGAGATGAAG AATAGCATCCCTTTTGCTGTTGTTGGGAGCAATCTGGCACTGAGAACACACGGGAGAATTGTGCGAGTCCGGGCTTACCCATGGGGAATGGTGGAAG TTGAGAACCCCGCCCACAGTGACCTGGTCCACTTGAGAACTATGCTAGTGCGCACTCATATGCAGGACCTGAAGGAGAAGACCCACGAAAACCTGTATGAACAGTACCGCATCAGTCACATGCCGATGCGCAAACCCAGCCTGCCATTCTAG